One window of the Dreissena polymorpha isolate Duluth1 chromosome 5, UMN_Dpol_1.0, whole genome shotgun sequence genome contains the following:
- the LOC127831408 gene encoding protein NYNRIN-like, translating into MGSKQPHCDALSRLCESPRDCTCSEVDTTEPLKCGPCRKCRRLAECMELVWPGKFPYKFGSKVNRETVQPEVPQELTPCRAVTQVEAGTSTETASKTEDPPWLRLYTPEHMAKLQLQDPGISVIYVAIRDGVKPSSDEMQTRSPETRHYWVIWDTLCIKENVLYKQFKSADGTQDRLWLIVPSSLRKEVLLLVHDALPADHFGIKRTKALLGQSFYWYEAKVDVRLHVLGCDKCQSDKKPTKTPKAPLGHLKAGAPWDIVAIDFTGPFPITQRGARYILVATDIFSKYVEVIPVATQTAEECANQLLNHVFSRWGAPLSIHSVQGAAFESRVLKEVCALLQIRKTRTSARHPQGNGQVERFMRTFMRMVRAFLVGEQDAWDENLGCLAGAYRCTIQESTRLTPNMLVLGREVRMPAEVIFGSASSVPSETVSPTDYAALLHLRLEQAHEVARKHLHKTANSSKEIYDARMHFHQYQVGDLVWCLHETRSVGVCPKLERAYDGPYLIVKRHSPINFELQINVDGVKRVVHHNKIKPYSGREPPNWVLRAQKRLARM; encoded by the coding sequence ATGGGTTCCAAGCAACCCCACTGTGATGCACTTAGTCGGTTGTGCGAGTCCCCTCGCGATTGCACGTGCAGCGAAGTGGACACCACCGAACCCCTCAAATGTGGCCCCTGTCGTAAATGCCGGCGGCTGGCGGAGTGCATGGAACTGGTGTGGCCAGGTAAATTTCCGTATAAATTTGGATCCAAAGTAAATCGGGAAACTGTTCAACCGGAAGTGCCCCAAGAGCTGACCCCTTGCAGGGCAGTTACCCAGGTTGAAGCCGGCACCTCTACTGAAACGGCATCTAAAACAGAGGACCCGCCTTGGCTTCGTTTGTACACACCTGAGCATATGGCAAAACTGCAGCTTCAGGACCCAGGTATCAGCGTCATTTACGTTGCTATCCGTGACGGCGTAAAACCGTCTAGCGACGAGATGCAAACTAGGAGTCCGGAAACTCGTCACTATTGGGTCATATGGGATACTCTCTGCATAAAGGAGAACGTGCTTTATAAGCAGTTCAAAAGTGCGGATGGTACTCAAGACCGACTTTGGCTTATTGTCCCCTCAAGCTTACGGAAAGAGGTGTTGCTTCTCGTACATGATGCATTGCCGGCCGATCATTTTGGCATCAAAAGGACTAAGGCCCTTCTAGGTCAGAGTTTTTACTGGTATGAGGCAAAAGTCGATGTCAGGCTTCACGTCCTTGGCTGCGACAAGTGCCAGTCTGATAAGAAGCCGACAAAGACGCCGAAGGCTCCCCTGGGACATTTAAAGGCCGGTGCTCCCTGGGATATAGTGGCAATTGATTTTACAGGGCCATTTCCAATAACGCAACGCGGTGCACGGTATATCTTAGTAGCGACGGACATTTTCTCCAAGTACGTTGAGGTCATACCGGTTGCCACTCAAACCGCCGAGGAGTGTGCAAACCAACTATTGAATCACGTTTTCTCAAGGTGGGGCGCCCCATTGTCCATCCACTCCGTCCAGGGTGCGGCGTTTGAAAGTAGAGTATTGAAGGAAGTTTGCGCTCTTCTGCAAATTAGGAAAACGCGTACAAGTGCCCGCCACCCACAAGGCAACGGCCAAGTGGAGAGATTTATGCGAACATTTATGCGTATGGTTCGTGCCTTCCTGGTAGGAGAGCAAGACGCCTGGGACGAAAACCTTGGCTGCCTGGCCGGTGCATACCGATGCACCATTCAGGAGTCAACTCGCCTCACGCCCAACATGCTGGTTCTAGGTAGAGAAGTACGTATGCCGGCCGAGGTAATATTTGGTAGCGCGAGTTCAGTACCTAGCGAAACAGTAAGTCCCACTGACTACGCGGCGCTATTGCATTTAAGGCTCGAGCAGGCACACGAGGTTGCACGTAAGCACCTTCATAAAACTGCAAACTCGAGTAAGGAGATATACGATGCAAGAATGCATTTCCACCAGTATCAAGTCGGTGATCTGGTGTGGTGCCTTCATGAGACGCGTTCGGTTGGTGTGTGTCCAAAGCTGGAGAGAGCATATGACGGTCCATACTTGATCGTGAAAAGACATTCACCTATAAACTTTGAGTTACAAATCAACGTAGATGGCGTAAAACGCGTCGTACACCATAATAAAATTAAGCCTTACTCCGGTCGTGAGCCGCCGAACTGGGTATTGCGAGCGCAGAAACGTTTAGCCCGCATGTAA